A single genomic interval of Streptomyces sp. 1222.5 harbors:
- a CDS encoding ABC transporter ATP-binding protein: MLIRLLRTYLRPYKKPIAFLVLLQFLQTCATLYLPTLNADIIDNGVVKGDTGYILSFGALMIGISLVQVVCNVGAVYFGARTASALGRDVRGAVFDRVQSFSSRELGHFGAPSLITRTTNDVQQVQMLALLTFTLMVSAPIMCVGGIVLALGLDVPLSAVLVAVVPVLGICVTLIVRRLRPLFRTMQVRLDTVNRVLREQITGNRVIRAFVRDEYEQGRFGRANGELTEMQLATGRMLALMFPIVMTVVNVSSIAVVWFGAHRIDSGGMKIGDLTAFLAYLMQIVMSVMMATFMFMMVPRAEVCAERIQEVLGTDSSVVPPTAPVTELRRHGHLEIRGAGFRYPGAEEPVLTDIALEARPGETTAVIGSTGSGKSTLLGLVPRLFDATEGQVLVDGVDVQEVEPKLLAKTVGLVPQKPYLFAGTVATNLRYGNPDATDEELWHALEVAQAKDFVQKLEGGLNAPIAQGGTNVSGGQRQRLAIARTLVQRPEIYLFDDSFSALDYATDAALRSALSRETAEATVVIVAQRVATIRDADRIVVLDEGRVVGTGRHHELMASNETYREIVLSQLTEAEAA, translated from the coding sequence GTGCTCATACGACTTCTGCGGACCTATCTCAGGCCCTACAAGAAACCCATAGCGTTCCTGGTGCTGCTGCAGTTCCTGCAGACCTGCGCCACCCTCTACCTGCCCACCCTGAACGCGGACATCATCGACAACGGTGTCGTCAAGGGGGACACGGGCTACATCCTGTCCTTCGGTGCCCTGATGATCGGCATCTCGCTGGTCCAGGTCGTGTGCAACGTCGGTGCCGTGTACTTCGGCGCCAGGACCGCCTCCGCCCTCGGCCGGGACGTGCGCGGTGCCGTCTTCGACCGGGTGCAGTCCTTCTCCTCCCGTGAGCTGGGCCACTTCGGGGCGCCCTCGCTCATCACCCGTACGACGAACGACGTGCAGCAGGTCCAGATGCTGGCCCTGCTGACGTTCACCCTGATGGTCTCCGCGCCCATCATGTGCGTCGGCGGCATCGTGCTCGCCCTCGGTCTCGACGTCCCGCTGTCCGCCGTGCTCGTCGCGGTCGTCCCGGTGCTCGGCATCTGTGTGACGCTGATCGTGCGCCGGCTGCGGCCGCTGTTCCGGACCATGCAGGTCCGGCTCGACACGGTGAACCGGGTGCTGCGTGAGCAGATCACCGGCAACCGGGTGATCCGCGCCTTCGTCCGCGACGAGTACGAGCAGGGCCGCTTCGGGAGGGCCAACGGCGAGCTCACCGAGATGCAGCTGGCCACCGGCCGGATGCTCGCGCTGATGTTCCCGATCGTCATGACGGTGGTGAACGTGTCGTCGATCGCCGTGGTGTGGTTCGGCGCGCACCGCATCGACAGCGGCGGCATGAAGATCGGCGACCTGACCGCGTTCCTCGCCTATCTGATGCAGATCGTCATGTCCGTGATGATGGCCACCTTCATGTTCATGATGGTGCCGCGCGCGGAGGTCTGCGCCGAGCGCATCCAGGAGGTCCTGGGGACCGACTCCAGCGTGGTGCCGCCGACCGCGCCGGTCACCGAGCTGCGCCGGCACGGGCACCTGGAGATCCGCGGGGCGGGCTTCCGCTACCCGGGTGCCGAGGAGCCGGTGCTGACGGACATCGCGCTGGAGGCCCGGCCGGGTGAGACGACCGCCGTGATCGGCTCCACCGGCAGCGGCAAGTCGACCCTGCTCGGACTCGTCCCCCGGCTGTTCGACGCCACCGAGGGCCAGGTGCTGGTGGACGGCGTGGACGTCCAGGAGGTCGAGCCGAAGCTGCTCGCGAAGACCGTCGGGCTCGTGCCGCAGAAGCCGTACCTGTTCGCCGGCACGGTCGCCACCAACCTGCGCTACGGCAATCCGGACGCCACCGACGAGGAGCTGTGGCACGCGCTGGAGGTGGCGCAGGCCAAGGACTTCGTGCAGAAGCTGGAGGGCGGCCTGAACGCGCCGATCGCCCAGGGCGGCACCAACGTGTCCGGCGGCCAGCGGCAGCGGCTCGCCATCGCCCGCACCCTCGTGCAGCGCCCGGAGATCTACCTCTTCGACGACTCCTTCTCCGCGCTCGACTACGCGACGGACGCGGCGCTGCGCTCGGCACTCTCCCGGGAGACCGCCGAGGCGACCGTCGTCATCGTCGCCCAGCGGGTGGCGACCATCCGGGACGCCGACCGGATCGTCGTGCTGGACGAGGGCCGGGTCGTCGGCACCGGCCGGCACCACGAGCTGATGGCATCCAACGAGACCTACCGGGAGATCGTGCTCTCCCAGCTGACGGAAGCGGAGGCCGCCTGA
- the dnaG gene encoding DNA primase: MAGRINDEDVKAVRDAVPIDAVVSEYLQLRNAGGGNLKGLCPFHDEKSPSFQVSPSKGLFHCFGCQEGGDTLTFVMKVDHLSFSEAVERLAAQAGITLRYEEGGYNPAHQRGERIRLVEAHKIAAQWYAEQLATSPEAETGRIFLAERGFDQAAAVHFDVGYSPQGWDHLTRYLRGKGFTDKELILSGLSQEGRRGPIDRFRGRLMWPIRDIGGEVVGFGARKLYEADNGPKYLNTPETAIYRKSQVLYGIDLAKKDIAKASRAVVVEGYTDVMACHLAGVTTAIATCGTAFGGEHIKILRRLLMDNGSARVIFTFDGDAAGQKAALRAFEDDQKFAAETYIAIAPDGMDPCDLRLAKGDEAVTDLVEPRTPLFEFALRQIVRRYDLDTPAGRAAALDEAAPIVARIKNSGAQHEVAVELAGMLGILDTQFVVRRVAQLARWARDRGGKGPQQGPARPADQQWAGAPRPATSGPALTLRNPVFAAERELLKLALQRPELVSPAFDAYGVDEFTAPPYAAVRQAVAEAGGAEFGVADPQEYLVRVREAAPDDVVRAMVTELAVEPILRRTVDETYAGTVLVQIRRRAVERRIRDVQSQLTRLATGGDPAQLAAVQNELWVLQQYDQTLRERGAQAL, encoded by the coding sequence GTGGCAGGACGGATCAACGACGAGGACGTGAAGGCGGTTCGGGACGCGGTCCCGATCGACGCCGTGGTCTCCGAGTACCTCCAGCTGCGCAACGCGGGCGGCGGCAACCTCAAGGGCCTGTGCCCGTTCCACGACGAGAAGTCGCCGTCCTTCCAGGTCAGCCCCAGCAAGGGACTCTTCCACTGCTTCGGCTGCCAGGAGGGCGGCGACACCCTCACCTTCGTGATGAAGGTGGACCACCTCTCCTTCTCGGAGGCGGTCGAGCGGCTGGCCGCCCAGGCCGGCATCACCCTGCGTTACGAGGAGGGCGGGTACAACCCGGCCCACCAGCGCGGCGAGCGCATCCGCCTGGTCGAGGCGCACAAGATCGCCGCCCAGTGGTACGCCGAGCAGCTCGCCACCAGCCCCGAGGCCGAGACCGGCCGGATCTTCCTGGCCGAGCGCGGCTTCGACCAGGCCGCCGCCGTCCACTTCGACGTCGGATACAGCCCCCAGGGCTGGGACCACCTCACCCGCTACCTGCGCGGCAAGGGGTTCACCGACAAGGAGCTGATCCTCTCCGGGCTGTCCCAGGAGGGCCGCCGCGGCCCCATCGACCGGTTCCGGGGCCGCCTGATGTGGCCCATCCGCGACATCGGCGGCGAGGTCGTCGGCTTCGGCGCCCGCAAGCTGTACGAGGCGGACAACGGCCCGAAGTACCTGAACACGCCCGAGACGGCGATCTACCGCAAGAGCCAGGTGCTGTACGGCATCGACCTGGCGAAGAAGGACATCGCCAAGGCCAGCCGGGCCGTCGTCGTCGAGGGCTACACCGACGTCATGGCCTGTCACCTGGCCGGTGTCACGACGGCCATCGCGACCTGCGGCACGGCCTTCGGCGGCGAACACATCAAGATCCTTCGCCGGCTGCTGATGGACAACGGCTCGGCCCGCGTGATCTTCACCTTCGACGGCGACGCGGCCGGCCAGAAGGCCGCCCTGCGCGCCTTCGAGGACGACCAGAAGTTCGCCGCCGAGACGTACATCGCGATCGCGCCCGACGGCATGGACCCCTGCGACCTGCGTCTGGCCAAGGGCGACGAGGCGGTCACCGACCTGGTGGAACCCCGCACGCCGCTGTTCGAGTTCGCGCTCCGCCAGATCGTGCGCCGCTACGACCTCGACACCCCGGCCGGCCGGGCCGCCGCCCTGGACGAGGCCGCGCCGATCGTCGCCCGCATCAAGAACAGCGGCGCGCAGCACGAGGTCGCCGTCGAACTCGCCGGCATGCTCGGCATCCTCGACACCCAGTTCGTGGTCCGGCGCGTGGCCCAGCTCGCCCGCTGGGCCCGTGACCGCGGCGGCAAGGGCCCGCAGCAGGGCCCGGCCCGTCCGGCCGACCAGCAGTGGGCCGGCGCCCCCCGCCCCGCGACTTCCGGGCCGGCCCTCACCCTGCGCAACCCCGTCTTCGCCGCCGAGCGCGAGCTGCTCAAACTCGCCCTGCAACGGCCCGAGCTGGTCTCCCCGGCCTTCGACGCCTACGGCGTGGACGAGTTCACCGCCCCGCCCTACGCCGCCGTCCGCCAGGCCGTCGCGGAGGCGGGCGGCGCCGAGTTCGGCGTGGCCGACCCGCAGGAGTACCTGGTCCGCGTCCGTGAGGCCGCTCCCGACGACGTCGTCCGCGCGATGGTCACCGAGCTGGCCGTGGAGCCGATCCTGCGCCGCACGGTCGACGAGACCTACGCCGGCACGGTCCTGGTGCAGATCCGCCGCCGGGCCGTCGAGCGCCGCATCCGGGACGTCCAGTCCCAGCTGACCCGCCTGGCCACCGGCGGCGACCCCGCCCAGCTGGCCGCCGTGCAGAACGAGCTGTGGGTCCTCCAGCAGTACGACCAGACGCTGCGCGAGCGGGGCGCGCAGGCGCTCTAG
- a CDS encoding ABC transporter ATP-binding protein, which yields MAGPMGRMMAGGGPDQRSMDFKGSGKRLVAQFKPERVTIYALLFCVVVSVGLSVIGPKILGRATDLVFSGIIGRQMPAGASKEQVLDSMRERGQGSVADMLQGTDFTPGEGIDFDAVGHVLLLALGTFLVAGLLMAVATRLVNRAVNRTMYRLRESVQTKLSRLPLSYFDKRQRGEVLSRATNDIDNIGQTLQQSMGQLINSLLTIIGVLVMMFYVSWILALVALVTVPLSFVVATRVGKRSQPHFVQQWRSTGKLNAHIEEMYTGHTLVKVFGRQEESAKQFAEQNDALYEAGFKAQFNSGVMQPLMMFVSNLNYVLVAVVGGLRVASGALSIGDVQAFIQYSRQFSMPLTQVASMANLVQSGVASSERIFELLDAEEQEADPVPGERPAELRGRVGLEHVSFRYDPEKPLIEDLSLKVEPGHTVAIVGPTGAGKTTLVNLLMRFYDVSGGRITLDGVDIRSMSRDELRSGIGMVLQDTWLFGGTIAENIAYGASREVTRGEIEEAARAAHADRFVRTLPDGYDTVIDDEGTGVSAGEKQLITIARAFLSDPVILVLDEATSSVDTRTEVLIQKAMAKLAAGRTSFVIAHRLSTIRDADTILVMENGSIVEQGAHTDLLAADGAYARLYKAQFAQAVAEVD from the coding sequence ATGGCCGGGCCCATGGGACGCATGATGGCCGGGGGCGGCCCCGACCAGCGCTCGATGGACTTCAAGGGCTCGGGCAAACGGCTCGTCGCCCAGTTCAAGCCCGAACGGGTCACCATCTACGCCCTGTTGTTCTGCGTGGTCGTCAGTGTCGGCCTGAGCGTGATCGGCCCGAAGATCCTCGGCCGCGCCACCGACCTGGTGTTCTCCGGCATCATCGGCCGGCAGATGCCGGCCGGGGCCAGCAAGGAGCAGGTCCTCGACTCGATGCGCGAGCGGGGCCAGGGCTCCGTCGCGGACATGCTCCAGGGCACCGACTTCACCCCCGGCGAGGGCATCGACTTCGACGCCGTGGGGCACGTCCTGCTGCTCGCCCTCGGCACGTTCCTGGTCGCCGGTCTGCTGATGGCCGTCGCGACCCGGCTGGTCAACCGGGCCGTGAACCGCACCATGTACCGGCTGCGCGAGTCCGTGCAGACGAAGCTGTCGCGGCTGCCGCTGTCGTACTTCGACAAGCGTCAGCGCGGCGAGGTGCTGTCCCGGGCGACCAACGACATCGACAACATCGGGCAGACGCTCCAGCAGTCGATGGGCCAGCTGATCAACTCGCTGCTGACCATCATCGGCGTGCTCGTGATGATGTTCTACGTCTCCTGGATCCTGGCCCTGGTCGCGCTGGTGACCGTGCCACTGTCGTTCGTGGTCGCCACCCGGGTCGGCAAGCGCTCGCAGCCGCACTTCGTCCAGCAGTGGCGCTCCACCGGAAAGCTGAACGCCCACATCGAGGAGATGTACACCGGGCACACCCTGGTGAAGGTGTTCGGCCGGCAGGAGGAGTCGGCGAAGCAGTTCGCCGAGCAGAACGACGCCCTGTACGAGGCCGGGTTCAAGGCACAGTTCAACAGCGGTGTCATGCAGCCGCTGATGATGTTCGTGTCCAACCTGAACTACGTGCTGGTGGCCGTCGTCGGCGGTCTGCGGGTGGCGTCCGGCGCGCTGTCCATCGGTGACGTGCAGGCGTTCATCCAGTACTCGCGGCAGTTCTCCATGCCGCTGACGCAGGTCGCGTCGATGGCGAACCTGGTGCAGTCCGGCGTCGCGTCGTCCGAGCGGATCTTCGAACTCCTGGACGCGGAGGAGCAGGAGGCGGATCCGGTGCCGGGCGAACGGCCCGCGGAACTGCGCGGACGGGTGGGCCTGGAGCACGTGTCGTTCCGCTACGACCCGGAGAAGCCGCTGATCGAGGACCTCTCGCTCAAGGTGGAGCCGGGGCACACGGTCGCGATCGTCGGCCCGACCGGCGCGGGCAAGACCACGCTGGTCAACCTGCTGATGCGGTTCTACGACGTCTCCGGTGGCCGGATCACCCTCGACGGCGTGGACATCCGGAGCATGTCCCGCGACGAACTGCGCTCCGGCATCGGCATGGTGCTCCAGGACACCTGGCTGTTCGGCGGCACCATCGCGGAGAACATCGCGTACGGCGCCTCCCGCGAGGTCACCCGGGGCGAGATCGAGGAGGCCGCCCGGGCCGCGCACGCCGACCGGTTCGTGCGGACCCTGCCCGACGGCTACGACACCGTGATCGACGACGAGGGCACGGGGGTCAGCGCGGGTGAGAAGCAGCTCATCACCATCGCGCGGGCGTTCCTGTCCGACCCGGTGATCCTCGTCCTGGACGAGGCGACCAGCTCGGTCGACACCCGCACCGAGGTGCTGATCCAGAAGGCGATGGCCAAGCTGGCGGCCGGCCGCACGTCGTTCGTGATCGCGCACCGGCTGTCGACGATCCGGGACGCGGACACCATCCTCGTGATGGAGAACGGGTCCATCGTCGAACAGGGCGCGCACACGGACCTGCTGGCGGCCGACGGCGCGTACGCCCGGCTGTACAAGGCCCAGTTCGCCCAGGCCGTGGCCGAGGTGGACTAG
- a CDS encoding nucleotidyl transferase AbiEii/AbiGii toxin family protein has product MSETWRALWHGGELPPEPPDEAARRANDLPRTLTWVPGDGITRRPVFEPALKHYQNAYRATDPVFADPALGAAWHTARRTALDGVLAAIAGSEWAGALVLRGSALMSVWFGQAAREPGDLDFVVVPAAWRIEEERTARMLDGIARAAGARAGDVRFSARDAVVEDIWTYDRVPGRRMVLPWSAPGLPGGHVQLDFVFDEPLPEEPEPVRLPGGTLLGATPALSLAWKLMWLVNDAHAQGKDLYDAVLLAERHPLRHELLREVFRLSGEWPYPYREDVLLVDVVEAVGYVEWEHFVTEYPQFADREREFAERLVRAVTPAFPAEAG; this is encoded by the coding sequence ATGAGCGAGACCTGGCGAGCCCTGTGGCACGGCGGGGAGCTTCCCCCCGAGCCGCCGGACGAGGCGGCCCGGCGGGCGAACGACCTGCCCCGCACCCTGACCTGGGTGCCCGGTGACGGCATCACCCGGCGGCCCGTGTTCGAACCGGCCCTCAAGCACTACCAGAACGCCTACCGGGCCACCGATCCCGTCTTCGCCGACCCGGCGCTCGGCGCGGCCTGGCACACGGCCCGGCGGACCGCGCTGGACGGGGTCCTGGCCGCGATCGCCGGTTCCGAGTGGGCCGGGGCGCTGGTGCTGCGCGGCAGTGCGCTGATGTCGGTGTGGTTCGGGCAGGCGGCGCGTGAGCCCGGTGACCTGGACTTCGTCGTCGTACCGGCCGCGTGGCGGATCGAGGAGGAGCGGACGGCGCGGATGCTCGACGGGATCGCCCGGGCGGCCGGGGCTCGCGCCGGGGACGTGCGGTTCTCGGCACGGGACGCGGTCGTGGAGGACATCTGGACCTACGACCGGGTGCCCGGCCGCCGCATGGTCCTGCCCTGGTCGGCGCCCGGGCTGCCGGGCGGGCACGTCCAGCTCGACTTCGTCTTCGACGAGCCGCTGCCCGAGGAGCCCGAGCCGGTCCGGCTGCCGGGCGGCACGCTGCTCGGCGCGACGCCCGCGCTGTCGCTCGCCTGGAAGCTCATGTGGCTGGTCAACGACGCGCACGCCCAGGGCAAGGACCTCTACGACGCGGTCCTGCTCGCCGAGCGCCACCCGCTGCGGCACGAGCTGCTGCGCGAGGTGTTCCGGCTGTCGGGCGAGTGGCCGTACCCGTACCGGGAGGACGTGCTCCTCGTGGACGTCGTGGAGGCGGTCGGGTACGTCGAGTGGGAGCACTTCGTCACCGAGTACCCGCAGTTCGCCGACCGGGAGCGGGAGTTCGCCGAGCGGCTGGTGCGGGCGGTCACACCGGCGTTCCCGGCCGAGGCCGGCTAG